The Candidatus Eisenbacteria bacterium nucleotide sequence TCGGGCGAGATCACGATCGGAAACGGCCCATAGCTCACCGCCTGGCCGTCGGGCAGCGACAGCTCGAAGCGATACCAGTGCGTTGCGCCAGGCTGCGCGCCGTAGTCGAGCGCGTAGCAGTCGCCGGTGCACAGCGCATCCGAGGTCAGCACCAGGTCGAACGGGCCGTCGGCGTGGAACGCGCGCGCCACCGAGTAGCGTGCTCCCGCCCAGCTTCCATCCAGCTCCACACGTGGCACACCGTTCACGTACACCACGCGCGCCGCGGGTTCCGCGAACGCGAGGCTTGCGAACAATGCGAGTGAAGCGACGGCGAGAGTGATTCGAACGCGCATCATGAGGCTCCTCGGTGAGAGTGGGGCGGGGCGCACCTCAAGATACCCCGCTCGCGTCGGGATGTGACGGCGAAACTTCGCTTGACACGCTCTCGCATAGATTCATAGCTTCCAACGGCTTGCCTTCCTCCACCCGAGCGCTGGAGCGCCCATGCTGCTGTCCGAACTCCTCAATCCACAGGCGATCGAGCTGCGCCTCGCGGCCGGATCCAAGCGCGAGGCGCTGGTCGAGCTGGTGGATCTGCTCGAGCGCGCGCACGGCATCAAGAGCCAGGGCGAACTCCTGGATCGCGTGCTGCGGCGCGAAAGCATGATGTCGACCGGCATCGGGAATGGAGTGGCGATTCCGCACGGCAAGGCGCGCGCGGTGGATCGCATGGTGGCTTCGTGCGCGATCGCGCGAAACGGCATCGACTTCGAGGCGGTGGACGGCGAGCCCGTGAACTTGCTGATCCTGCTCGTCTCGCCCGAGAACGTTGCGGCACCGCACGTGCGCGTGCTGGCGAACATCTCGCGACTCCTGCGGGAAGAATCGGTGCGCGGGCAGTTGAGAGACGCCGCGAACCCCGACGAATTCATGGCCATGCTACGCGCGGCCGAGGCGCGTCACCTGCACGTCTGACGCAGCCCCGGCGCGGCGAGGGACCGCCGTGCACTTCCTCGACGCCTGGACCGAACTGTCGTTCCTCGACCTCGGGCGCCTGCTTGCTCCGATTGCGATGATCGTCGCAGCCACGTTCCTGCCCGGAGCGCGCACCGTACGATTCACGGCCCTCGGCGTGGCGCTGCTGCTGCCGTTGCTCGGCGAACTCGCGCTCCCGCTCGGCTGGACGCTCGCGTGGTCGGCGCTGTGGATCGCAATCGCGTGGTGGGGAAGCGGCAAGGGCGAAGGCGAACCACGCGCCATCACGCGCGCGCGCGGTGCGCTCGAGAGCGGCACCGTGGGTCTCGGACTCGGGCTCGCACTGATCGCGTTTCTGGGCGCGGCGGTGGTGAGGCAGGACCTGTCGCCCGAGGACGCGCGCCGCACCTCGTGGGGATTGCTGGTTCTGGGCACCGGCTATCTGAACCTCATGCTGAGGCGCCATCTGCGTCGCGCAGCACTCGCGTTCGGCGCGATGGGGCTCGGACTGCAAGTGCTGCATGGCGCCGCCCGCGGCGTGCAACTCCCGGACGAGCTGCCGCCGGCCGGTGCCCTGTGGCTCGCGACCGCGGTCGCCGCCGGGCCCGCATTGCGGCTCGGCTGGTTGCGCGAGCGCACGACCGGCAGCGCGTGGGTGAATGATGCGCACGATCTTCACGACTGAGGCGCTGCGACCGCTGGTCGCCAGGCTCGAGCTCGGTACCACGCTGCCGGTCGTCGCATTGATCGCGGCGGGAGCGGCACTCTCGTCGATGCGGGGCCTGTGGTCGACGGCGATCGGACTCGAGCTGCTCGCGACCAGCTTCTGGCTGTGGGCGCGCCGCGCCTCCGATGCGCGCGAGCAGCTCGCGCGCTGGTCGTGGATGCGACGGCCGGCCGCTGCGCTGTGGCTCGCAGCCGGCTGTCATGCGGCGATGGCCGGCATCGTGGTCGGCGAGGCCGCACCCGCGGCGCGGGCG carries:
- a CDS encoding PTS sugar transporter subunit IIA yields the protein MLLSELLNPQAIELRLAAGSKREALVELVDLLERAHGIKSQGELLDRVLRRESMMSTGIGNGVAIPHGKARAVDRMVASCAIARNGIDFEAVDGEPVNLLILLVSPENVAAPHVRVLANISRLLREESVRGQLRDAANPDEFMAMLRAAEARHLHV